The following are encoded together in the Vibrio zhugei genome:
- a CDS encoding sigma-54-dependent transcriptional regulator has protein sequence MMTNGSDNKPVYQAYSVLLASASRQTTAALTEHFASWFSTCVVVDNVIDVAKAMKEYQYDVVIIDPTLFADHTQVFEQIQAWHRQYSQVLLLIEQDQLKSVFTYWYRSYASFIITPVNIQQASHVIHHCMRTIQQNHKAVLLAQDFSRHHSHKIIGESEFTLALKQSTHLRCHDTTPLLIEGEPGTGKELVARRLHALSLRDGPFVPLAGHISQEDTLEQILYGQHRNTMQSKVYQPGLLKRANGGTLYIDEIDNLPIGVQKRLLNVFDTGHIRPVGADYDLPIDVRVVMATNRPLCDQLVARSPSPLLGRLYADRLTVIPLRQRKSDLKLLLPYFAKRLCRDLCLPLPGWTEEDIAIIRDYHWPGNVRELKNLVENCILLKQSPSDYWLRTHSMSYKTPVTVTVSNGMSMPTLHEDHQFDPRQPHDYPHNWTLKDVERHHIEQVVRAHQGNRSSAAKVLGVNRKTLERKFKEWGKVMTLSDKTAFFQ, from the coding sequence ATGATGACCAACGGCTCAGATAATAAACCTGTCTACCAAGCTTATTCCGTCTTACTGGCTAGTGCTTCGCGGCAAACAACGGCCGCACTGACCGAGCATTTCGCATCGTGGTTTAGCACATGTGTTGTCGTCGATAATGTGATAGACGTTGCTAAAGCCATGAAAGAATATCAATACGATGTGGTGATTATTGATCCCACGCTTTTCGCCGATCACACGCAAGTATTCGAACAGATACAAGCATGGCATCGTCAGTATTCTCAAGTGTTACTGCTGATCGAACAAGACCAGCTAAAATCCGTATTTACATACTGGTATCGTTCTTACGCGTCATTCATCATTACCCCAGTCAATATACAGCAAGCCAGCCATGTGATTCATCATTGCATGCGAACCATTCAGCAGAACCACAAGGCCGTGCTACTCGCCCAAGACTTTTCTCGACATCATTCGCATAAGATCATTGGTGAATCCGAGTTCACCTTAGCGCTTAAGCAGAGTACACATCTACGTTGCCATGATACCACACCACTGTTAATTGAAGGAGAGCCGGGGACGGGGAAAGAACTGGTCGCTCGGCGTCTACATGCACTTAGCTTGCGCGATGGACCTTTTGTGCCATTAGCTGGGCATATTTCTCAAGAAGATACCTTGGAGCAAATATTGTACGGGCAACACCGTAATACCATGCAAAGTAAAGTGTACCAGCCGGGATTACTGAAACGAGCCAATGGAGGAACCCTGTATATTGATGAAATAGACAATCTACCGATTGGCGTACAGAAGAGACTACTCAACGTTTTTGATACCGGGCACATTCGTCCAGTGGGAGCGGATTATGATTTGCCGATTGATGTGCGGGTCGTTATGGCGACCAATCGTCCTCTCTGTGATCAACTGGTTGCTCGCAGTCCATCACCGTTACTCGGCCGCCTGTATGCCGACCGTCTCACGGTCATACCATTAAGACAACGCAAGTCGGATTTAAAGTTGCTGTTGCCTTATTTCGCAAAGCGGCTCTGTCGCGACTTATGTTTACCTCTCCCAGGGTGGACAGAAGAAGACATCGCCATCATTCGTGATTATCATTGGCCGGGAAATGTCAGAGAGCTGAAGAATCTCGTCGAAAACTGCATTCTACTGAAACAATCTCCCTCAGATTATTGGTTACGCACCCATTCGATGTCCTATAAAACGCCCGTCACTGTGACAGTTTCGAATGGCATGAGCATGCCGACACTTCATGAGGACCACCAGTTCGATCCACGTCAGCCGCATGATTATCCGCATAACTGGACTCTCAAAGACGTAGAACGACATCATATTGAACAGGTCGTTCGTGCGCATCAGGGGAATCGCTCCTCGGCTGCGAAAGTGCTTGGCGTCAATCGCAAAACACTGGAACGAAAATTCAAAGAGTGGGGGAAGGTGATGACACTGTCGGATAAAACGGCGTTTTTTCAGTAA
- the cobB gene encoding Sir2 family NAD+-dependent deacetylase yields MKFPYRNIVVLTGAGISAESGIQTFRSEDGLWEQHRIEDVATPEGFARDPDLVQEFYNQRRRDLQKTDIQPNAAHQALGQLERELEGNVTIITQNIDNLHERGGSQHVLHMHGELLKSRCTESQQTVEQKTDLHTGDLCHCCQMPSQLRPHIVWFGEMPLFMGDIYQAIQEADLFIAIGTSGVVYPAAGLVHEAKIAGAHTIEVNIEPSAVQTEFAEKRYGKASIEVPKLVDELLALQTE; encoded by the coding sequence ATGAAGTTTCCTTATCGTAATATCGTTGTCCTCACTGGCGCTGGTATTTCAGCAGAATCTGGTATCCAAACCTTTCGCAGTGAAGATGGCTTATGGGAACAGCATCGTATTGAAGATGTGGCAACCCCTGAAGGGTTTGCCCGAGACCCTGATTTAGTTCAAGAATTTTATAATCAACGGCGTCGTGATTTGCAAAAAACCGACATTCAACCGAATGCGGCTCATCAAGCTTTAGGACAATTAGAACGCGAATTAGAAGGTAACGTCACGATCATCACGCAAAATATTGACAATTTACATGAGCGTGGCGGCAGTCAGCATGTGCTGCATATGCACGGTGAGCTATTGAAATCGCGATGCACCGAATCACAGCAAACGGTCGAGCAAAAGACGGATCTTCATACGGGCGATCTGTGTCATTGTTGCCAAATGCCTTCGCAATTGCGACCTCACATCGTTTGGTTTGGTGAAATGCCATTATTTATGGGCGATATCTATCAGGCCATCCAAGAGGCGGATTTGTTCATTGCTATCGGCACATCTGGCGTTGTTTATCCTGCTGCCGGTCTTGTGCATGAGGCCAAAATAGCTGGCGCGCATACTATCGAAGTAAACATTGAACCTAGCGCCGTGCAAACGGAATTTGCCGAGAAACGCTATGGGAAAGCCAGTATTGAGGTCCCTAAACTGGTCGATGAGCTGTTGGCGTTACAAACAGAGTAA
- a CDS encoding extracellular solute-binding protein, whose translation MKNKLYAGMLCASALFSGSAMAQDDNVLYFYNWSEYIPQEVLQDFTKQTGIKVIYSTYESNETMYAKLKTQKTGYDLVVPSTYFVSKMRKEGMIQKIDHSKLSHFKDIDPNYLNKSFDPHSDYSIPYVWGATGIGVNTEYHDKSKFTSWSQLWDKDYEGQLMLMDDAREVFHIALVKLGYSPNTTDPKKIHEAYEELKKLMPNVLVFNSDFPARPYMAGEVTLGMLWNGSAYAAHKDGAPIEIAWPKKGAIFWMDNLSIPTGAKNVDAAYKMIDFLLEPQNAAKISQMTGYPTPVKTAYQYLPKSYKNDTSVFPPADVMKNGVFQDDVGEASALYEELFQKLKVSQ comes from the coding sequence ATGAAAAATAAATTGTATGCTGGCATGTTATGCGCATCAGCACTATTCAGCGGTAGTGCAATGGCACAAGATGACAATGTGCTCTACTTTTACAACTGGTCTGAATATATCCCACAAGAAGTGTTACAAGACTTCACTAAGCAAACGGGTATCAAAGTCATTTATTCGACTTATGAGTCGAATGAGACGATGTATGCGAAGTTGAAGACGCAAAAAACCGGGTATGATCTTGTTGTACCTTCAACATATTTCGTTTCTAAAATGCGCAAAGAAGGAATGATTCAAAAAATCGATCATTCAAAATTAAGCCATTTTAAAGATATCGATCCCAACTACCTCAACAAGTCTTTCGATCCGCACAGTGATTATTCCATCCCGTACGTATGGGGAGCGACTGGCATTGGTGTGAACACCGAATATCATGATAAGTCTAAGTTCACTAGCTGGAGTCAGTTATGGGATAAAGACTACGAAGGTCAACTGATGTTAATGGATGACGCTCGTGAAGTCTTCCATATCGCTCTAGTGAAACTTGGCTATAGCCCTAATACTACGGATCCTAAGAAAATCCATGAAGCGTATGAAGAACTGAAAAAGCTCATGCCAAATGTGTTGGTGTTTAACTCCGATTTCCCAGCTCGTCCTTATATGGCTGGTGAAGTAACCTTGGGTATGCTTTGGAATGGTTCGGCTTACGCGGCGCATAAAGACGGTGCTCCGATTGAAATCGCTTGGCCTAAGAAAGGCGCTATCTTCTGGATGGATAACCTTTCCATTCCAACAGGTGCGAAGAATGTTGATGCGGCTTACAAAATGATTGATTTCTTATTGGAGCCACAAAACGCAGCGAAGATTTCGCAAATGACTGGCTACCCAACTCCGGTGAAAACGGCGTACCAATATCTACCGAAATCGTATAAGAATGATACCAGTGTCTTCCCGCCAGCTGATGTCATGAAAAACGGCGTTTTCCAAGACGATGTGGGCGAAGCTTCTGCACTTTATGAAGAGCTATTCCAAAAGCTGAAAGTGAGTCAGTAA
- the potC gene encoding spermidine/putrescine ABC transporter permease PotC yields MGKSIKFSFVGVIYLFLYLPIVVLIVNSFNASRFGLRWQGFTTKWYESLVHNDSLMQAAWHSLTVSVISATAATIIGTLTAVALFRYQFKGKAMVSGLLFVVMMSPDIVMAISFLALFLVLGAQLGLMTLLIAHITFCLPFVVITVYSRLNGFDVKMLEAAKDLGAGEWTILKSIIIPLAKPAVAAGWLLSFTLSLDDVIISSFVTGPSYEILPLKIYSMVRIGLSPDVNALATVMLVLSLLLVMGSQWLARDGKP; encoded by the coding sequence ATGGGAAAATCGATTAAATTTAGCTTTGTTGGGGTGATCTACCTGTTTTTGTATCTCCCCATTGTGGTTTTGATTGTTAACTCATTCAATGCCAGTCGTTTTGGCTTGCGTTGGCAAGGGTTTACCACTAAATGGTATGAATCATTAGTGCATAATGACAGCTTAATGCAAGCGGCGTGGCACTCGCTCACGGTCTCGGTTATTTCCGCCACTGCGGCAACCATTATCGGTACATTAACTGCTGTAGCGCTATTTCGTTACCAATTTAAGGGAAAAGCCATGGTCAGTGGCCTGCTTTTTGTTGTCATGATGTCGCCAGATATTGTTATGGCCATTTCGTTTTTAGCCCTATTTTTGGTGCTGGGAGCGCAGCTGGGCTTGATGACATTATTGATCGCGCACATTACGTTTTGTCTACCGTTTGTTGTTATTACCGTTTACAGCCGTCTCAACGGGTTTGATGTCAAAATGTTAGAAGCGGCGAAAGATCTCGGCGCGGGTGAGTGGACGATTTTAAAAAGCATTATCATTCCATTAGCAAAGCCAGCGGTTGCCGCAGGTTGGCTGTTGAGTTTCACTCTGTCTTTGGACGATGTCATTATCAGCTCTTTTGTCACTGGGCCGAGTTATGAAATCTTACCATTGAAGATTTACTCGATGGTTCGCATCGGACTCTCTCCAGATGTGAATGCCTTAGCGACGGTTATGCTGGTCTTATCCCTATTGTTGGTCATGGGATCACAGTGGCTGGCACGAGACGGAAAACCGTAA
- the potB gene encoding spermidine/putrescine ABC transporter permease PotB, with protein MTKRKFNLQKTIVFLVVGWLTLFVLVPNLMIIGTSFLTKDDANLLSFDLTFDNYFRLIDPLYAKVLAHSFYMAILATFFCLILGYPFAYLITKMPAKWRSFMLFLVIIPFWTNSLIRTYGMKMVLGTHGVLNTALLSLNIIDRPIRIMYSETAVMIGLVYILLPFMILPLYSSIEKLDKTFLEAARDLGANKIQILLKIVFPLTMPGIIGGCLLVLLPALGMFYVSDLLGGAKNPLVGNVIKSQVLNARDWPFGAATSIALTIVMALLMYAYYRASKLLNKKVELD; from the coding sequence ATGACGAAGCGTAAGTTTAATCTACAAAAGACCATTGTTTTTTTAGTTGTAGGTTGGCTCACGTTATTTGTGTTGGTACCAAATTTAATGATCATTGGTACAAGCTTTTTAACCAAAGATGACGCGAACCTGCTGAGCTTTGACCTAACGTTTGATAACTATTTTCGCTTAATTGATCCTCTCTATGCGAAGGTGCTTGCACATTCGTTCTATATGGCGATTCTGGCGACATTTTTTTGTCTGATCTTGGGGTATCCATTTGCGTATCTGATTACTAAAATGCCAGCGAAATGGCGCAGCTTTATGTTGTTTTTGGTGATCATTCCCTTTTGGACAAACTCGCTTATTCGTACCTATGGAATGAAAATGGTGCTGGGAACTCACGGTGTATTGAATACCGCGTTACTGTCTCTCAATATTATTGACCGCCCTATTCGTATTATGTACTCCGAGACGGCTGTCATGATTGGATTGGTGTACATTTTATTGCCATTTATGATTTTGCCTTTGTATTCATCGATTGAAAAATTGGACAAAACATTTTTAGAAGCAGCACGCGATCTCGGCGCTAACAAGATACAAATCTTGTTGAAGATTGTGTTTCCTTTGACCATGCCTGGAATCATTGGTGGGTGCCTGCTGGTGTTACTGCCAGCATTGGGGATGTTCTATGTTTCTGATTTACTTGGCGGAGCGAAGAACCCATTGGTGGGTAATGTGATTAAGAGTCAAGTACTGAATGCTCGCGATTGGCCATTTGGTGCGGCAACCAGTATCGCTTTGACCATTGTGATGGCCTTATTAATGTATGCTTACTATCGAGCAAGCAAACTCCTAAATAAAAAAGTGGAGCTGGATTAA
- the potA gene encoding spermidine/putrescine ABC transporter ATP-binding protein PotA — protein MNNEHSAENTVIKLTHVTKSFDGKEIISDLDLNVNHGEFLTILGPSGCGKTTVLRMIAGFESVDSGSILLDNQDVTETPAESRHVNTVFQSYALFPHMTVFDNVAFGLRMQKVPSAEIEPRVMEVLSMVRLDHMAQRRPHQLSGGQQQRIAIARAVVNKPKVLLLDESLSALDYKLRKQMQTELKQLQRKLGITFIFVTHDQEEALSMSDRIIVMRDGVIEQDGSPREIYEEPKNLFVARFIGEINVFPAVAKERLDAERILVSIHGVDNSVYYKKPIEAGQKLQVLLRPEDLRIEEISQAESKGLVGYVRDRTYKGMTLDSEVEMESGDIVMISEFFNEDDPDVDHSIGQKVSVTWVESWEVILDDEA, from the coding sequence TTGAATAACGAGCATTCCGCTGAAAATACAGTCATCAAACTGACTCACGTGACGAAGAGTTTTGATGGCAAGGAAATCATTTCTGATTTAGATTTAAACGTAAACCACGGTGAGTTTCTCACTATTCTTGGCCCTTCTGGCTGTGGTAAAACGACCGTATTAAGAATGATCGCAGGCTTCGAAAGTGTCGATTCTGGTTCCATCTTGTTAGACAATCAAGATGTCACAGAAACACCGGCTGAAAGCCGTCATGTAAATACTGTTTTTCAAAGTTACGCCCTCTTCCCTCACATGACCGTATTTGACAATGTGGCCTTTGGCTTGCGCATGCAAAAAGTGCCAAGTGCAGAGATTGAACCACGTGTCATGGAAGTGTTGAGCATGGTGCGTCTTGATCATATGGCGCAGCGACGTCCCCATCAGCTTTCCGGTGGCCAACAACAACGGATTGCAATTGCACGTGCTGTGGTTAATAAGCCCAAGGTATTGCTTCTCGATGAGTCGCTTTCTGCATTGGACTATAAGCTGCGTAAACAAATGCAAACTGAGTTAAAGCAGTTGCAGCGTAAGCTTGGTATTACCTTTATCTTCGTGACGCACGATCAGGAAGAAGCCTTATCGATGTCGGATCGCATTATCGTGATGCGTGATGGCGTGATTGAACAAGATGGTAGCCCTCGCGAAATTTACGAAGAGCCTAAAAATCTCTTTGTCGCGCGTTTTATCGGTGAAATTAATGTATTCCCTGCCGTCGCCAAAGAACGTTTGGATGCAGAACGTATTTTAGTGAGCATTCATGGCGTGGACAACAGTGTCTACTACAAAAAGCCGATTGAAGCGGGCCAGAAGTTACAAGTTCTACTTCGCCCCGAAGACTTACGTATTGAAGAAATCTCACAAGCGGAATCAAAAGGATTGGTTGGTTACGTGCGTGATCGTACCTATAAAGGGATGACGCTGGATTCAGAAGTTGAAATGGAATCGGGTGACATCGTGATGATCAGTGAGTTTTTCAATGAAGATGACCCTGATGTTGATCACTCCATTGGACAAAAAGTCTCGGTCACTTGGGTGGAAAGCTGGGAGGTTATTCTCGATGACGAAGCGTAA
- a CDS encoding glucosaminidase domain-containing protein produces MIKTNQAKSLMRNILIVGVVAILASCGYQLVTKTTDSESSKDSYQRQSMGPPPDFAAMHNIDARKAEFFDYMRDGIQNENQRILHERQQLKQIKQTLDNGDTLSKKEKVNAKLLGELYDLKINGGVVTKKWVNHMLRRVDVIPEALALSQAANESAWGTSRFARNANNFFGQWCYQSGCGLVPKQRGADMTHEVAKFSSVSQSIHRYFMNVNRNKAYQPLRHIRYERRQRGEKILSTQAALKLVQGLTNYSERGQEYVNIISSMIKHNEQYWEY; encoded by the coding sequence ATGATCAAGACAAACCAAGCCAAATCTTTAATGCGTAATATTCTCATTGTTGGTGTCGTGGCGATTTTAGCCAGTTGCGGCTATCAACTGGTTACCAAAACAACGGATAGTGAATCGAGCAAAGATAGCTACCAACGCCAAAGTATGGGCCCACCGCCAGATTTTGCTGCCATGCACAATATTGATGCACGTAAAGCGGAGTTTTTCGATTATATGCGTGATGGCATACAAAACGAGAATCAACGCATACTGCATGAACGCCAACAGCTTAAACAAATCAAGCAAACTTTAGACAACGGGGACACGCTATCCAAGAAGGAAAAAGTGAACGCCAAACTCTTAGGAGAGCTTTATGATTTGAAAATTAACGGCGGTGTAGTGACCAAGAAATGGGTCAATCATATGCTACGTAGAGTGGATGTGATACCCGAAGCCCTTGCGTTATCTCAAGCCGCGAACGAATCGGCGTGGGGAACCTCACGATTTGCCAGAAATGCCAATAACTTTTTTGGACAATGGTGTTATCAATCGGGATGCGGCCTAGTACCCAAACAACGAGGGGCCGACATGACGCATGAAGTTGCGAAGTTTTCTTCCGTGAGTCAATCGATCCATCGTTACTTTATGAATGTGAATCGCAATAAAGCTTATCAGCCACTGCGTCATATTCGTTATGAACGACGCCAACGAGGTGAAAAAATTCTCAGTACACAAGCGGCGCTCAAACTGGTTCAGGGCTTAACCAATTATTCTGAACGTGGGCAAGAGTATGTCAATATTATCAGTTCAATGATTAAGCATAACGAGCAATATTGGGAATATTAA
- the ttcA gene encoding tRNA 2-thiocytidine(32) synthetase TtcA, which translates to MTEQTPERTKAQQYNLNKLQKRLRRNTGQAIADFNMIEDGDRIMVCLSGGKDSFTMLDILMSLQKSAPVSFELIAVNLDQKQPGFPEDILPQYLENLGVPYKIVEEDTYSIVQDKVPEGKTTCSLCSRLRRGILYRTAKELGATKIALGHHRDDILETLFLNMFYGGKMKGMPPKLVSDNGEHVVIRPLAYCREKDIIKFSEARAYPIIPCNLCGTQPNMQRQNIKAMLNGWDKQFPGRIETMFKAMQNVVPSHLADHNLFDFKSIDSDSGIIDGGDIGFDKDSFPMQPEMDDDVAIEVDPSLTLNVTNVS; encoded by the coding sequence ATGACCGAGCAAACTCCAGAGCGTACCAAAGCGCAACAATATAACCTTAATAAACTGCAAAAACGTCTGCGTCGTAATACGGGTCAGGCGATAGCTGATTTCAACATGATTGAAGATGGCGATCGTATTATGGTCTGTCTGTCCGGTGGTAAGGACAGTTTCACTATGCTTGATATTCTGATGAGTTTGCAAAAGAGCGCTCCCGTCTCTTTTGAACTGATCGCGGTAAACTTAGACCAAAAGCAGCCCGGCTTTCCAGAAGATATCTTACCTCAATACCTCGAGAATCTCGGTGTACCATACAAAATAGTTGAAGAAGACACGTATTCCATTGTTCAAGACAAAGTGCCAGAGGGGAAAACGACCTGTTCACTCTGTTCACGTTTGCGTCGAGGCATTTTATATCGCACAGCCAAAGAGCTTGGCGCCACGAAAATTGCTTTAGGTCACCACCGTGATGACATCTTGGAAACCTTATTCTTAAATATGTTTTACGGTGGAAAAATGAAAGGCATGCCACCGAAATTGGTGTCCGATAATGGCGAGCATGTTGTGATTCGTCCGTTAGCTTATTGCCGTGAAAAAGACATCATCAAATTTTCTGAAGCCCGCGCATATCCGATCATTCCATGTAATCTATGCGGCACTCAGCCTAATATGCAACGTCAAAACATCAAAGCCATGCTTAATGGCTGGGATAAACAGTTTCCTGGTCGGATTGAGACGATGTTTAAAGCGATGCAGAACGTGGTCCCTAGCCACCTAGCAGACCATAACCTCTTTGATTTTAAATCCATTGATAGCGATTCTGGAATCATTGATGGCGGAGATATTGGCTTCGACAAAGACAGTTTTCCGATGCAACCGGAAATGGACGACGACGTGGCAATTGAGGTGGATCCCTCACTGACGTTGAACGTGACAAATGTATCGTAA
- the uspE gene encoding universal stress protein UspE — translation MSIYSNILAVADINRDEQVALARAAKLAAHSRSRSQLTFFLSIYDFSYDMTSMLSSEERDAMRQGVISQREQWMKSIAQPYLNDHFDLHIKVVWHNRPYEAIIREVFEGQHDIVIKGTRKHDLLESVLFTPTDWHLLRKCPTPVALVKNAHWPQGASIITSVHVGSELATHQALNDRMVERALSMSERLNATPYLVNAYPATPANIAAELPEFDPTSYADAIRGHHLTSMKALRQKHGIAEEHTRVEQGLPEDVIPKAAKELNAGICIIGTTGRTGLSAVFLGNTAEQVIDKIGCDILALKPEGFVSPLDPN, via the coding sequence ATGAGTATTTATAGCAATATTCTCGCCGTCGCAGACATCAATCGCGATGAACAAGTCGCATTGGCTCGTGCTGCAAAGCTGGCCGCGCACAGCCGCTCTCGCAGTCAACTCACCTTTTTTTTGTCCATCTACGATTTTTCTTATGATATGACGTCCATGCTCTCTTCAGAAGAGCGAGATGCAATGCGTCAAGGCGTCATTTCTCAGCGAGAACAATGGATGAAATCCATCGCTCAGCCTTACTTAAATGATCATTTCGACTTGCATATTAAAGTGGTCTGGCATAACCGCCCGTACGAAGCGATTATTCGAGAAGTGTTTGAAGGTCAACACGACATTGTCATCAAGGGGACTCGCAAACATGACTTACTTGAATCTGTTTTATTTACCCCCACAGATTGGCATTTGCTACGCAAGTGTCCAACGCCAGTTGCCCTAGTGAAAAATGCCCATTGGCCACAAGGCGCGAGTATCATTACCTCTGTTCATGTCGGTTCAGAATTGGCTACCCATCAAGCTTTGAACGACCGCATGGTGGAACGCGCACTCAGTATGAGTGAACGATTGAATGCAACGCCCTACCTCGTCAATGCCTACCCTGCGACTCCTGCCAATATTGCAGCTGAGCTACCAGAATTTGATCCGACCTCGTATGCGGATGCGATTCGTGGTCATCATTTAACCTCAATGAAAGCGTTAAGACAAAAGCATGGCATTGCCGAAGAGCACACTCGGGTTGAGCAAGGGTTACCTGAAGATGTTATCCCGAAAGCCGCAAAAGAACTCAATGCCGGCATTTGTATTATTGGAACGACCGGACGCACTGGCCTTTCCGCTGTCTTTCTCGGCAATACGGCAGAACAAGTCATCGATAAAATTGGTTGTGATATTTTAGCACTCAAACCAGAAGGCTTTGTGAGCCCTCTCGACCCGAACTAA
- a CDS encoding FNR family transcription factor, with translation MISDKPASKRIQSGGCAIHCQDCSISQLCIPFTLNDSELDQLDQIIERKKPIQKGQELFKAGDELKSLYAIRSGTVKSYTITEQGDEQITAFHLAGDIVGFDAITSDSHPSFAQALETSMVCEIPYEIVDDLSGKMPKLRQQIMRLMSNEIKGDQEMILLLSKKNAEERLAAFLYHLSTRFSQRGFSQREFRLTMTRGDIGNYLGLTVETISRLLGRFQKSELLAVKGKYITILDHDAIKELAGVTDND, from the coding sequence ATGATATCTGATAAACCAGCATCAAAGCGTATTCAGTCCGGTGGATGTGCCATTCATTGCCAAGATTGTAGTATCAGTCAACTTTGTATCCCTTTTACGCTGAATGATTCAGAACTTGATCAGTTGGATCAAATTATCGAGCGTAAGAAACCGATTCAAAAAGGCCAAGAGCTTTTTAAAGCTGGAGATGAGCTTAAATCCCTGTATGCGATTCGCTCAGGTACGGTAAAAAGTTACACGATTACTGAGCAAGGCGATGAGCAAATCACAGCATTTCATCTTGCAGGCGATATCGTCGGTTTTGATGCCATCACATCAGATTCTCATCCGAGTTTTGCACAGGCTCTCGAAACCTCGATGGTGTGTGAGATTCCGTATGAAATCGTCGATGACCTTTCCGGTAAAATGCCGAAATTACGTCAACAGATCATGCGTTTGATGAGTAACGAAATCAAAGGTGATCAAGAAATGATTCTTCTGTTGTCGAAAAAGAATGCGGAAGAGCGTTTGGCGGCGTTCCTTTATCATCTCTCTACACGCTTTTCTCAGCGTGGTTTCTCCCAGCGAGAGTTCCGTTTGACCATGACTCGTGGTGATATTGGTAACTATCTAGGGTTAACGGTAGAGACAATTAGCCGCTTACTTGGTCGTTTTCAAAAATCTGAACTGCTTGCGGTGAAAGGTAAATACATTACCATCTTAGATCATGATGCGATCAAAGAACTCGCCGGCGTAACGGATAACGATTAA